In Puntigrus tetrazona isolate hp1 chromosome 18, ASM1883169v1, whole genome shotgun sequence, one genomic interval encodes:
- the fam169b gene encoding protein FAM169B isoform X1, translating into MRERRNADWSGGAAVLAPSRRLISNVKMAYVRRETFKGRTTVKMESRSKLESSLKEKPYPVDLPVRHYGELSTGYDEYLSSVKSDGAVSIALPRGEKVEVTCENIGRLAFLRDGDLSHFILALHTPEDESRVVALYLLGEWWPVSDVLKTSNKSRRGLLLVESVMERVVLFLLSQVIFGVLERSLEEDLYFSSYSLWEHGKVLWQNGEAVGFYTIKKRGSLCDDCTGQSYQLPVLDTVFVRSHWRRTGLALQMLEDFCSSQASEEILGISFPMSPGMYGVCKKYLEIHEEERERLYEVEAPGGWAQRRNVWLNIQLRDFPKH; encoded by the exons ATGGCGTACGTTCGTCGAGAAACATTCAAAGGTCGAACAACTGTCAAAATGGAATCCAGGTCCAAACTGGAGAGTAGTTTAAAAG AGAAACCCTATCCGGTGGATCTACCTGTGCGGCATTACGGCGAGTTGAGCACAGGCTATGACGAATACCTGTCCAGCGTCAAGTCAGACGGCGCTGTGTCTATCGCCCTTCCACGTGGAGAGAAA GTGGAAGTTACTTGTGAGAACATCGGCCGGCTTGCTTTTCTGAGAGATGGGGATTTATCACATTTCATCCTTGCTCTCCACACACCCGAGGATGAAAGCAGAG TGGTCGCTCTGTACTTGCTGGGCGAATGGTGGCCTGTTAGTGATGTTTTGAAGACATCGAACAAATCGAGACGTGGGCTTTTGTTA GTGGAATCGGTGATGGAGAGAGTCGTGCTCTTCCTCCTCAGTCAAGTTATATTTGGAGTCCTGGAAAGGTCTCTCGAAGAAGACCTATATTTTTCGTCCTATTCGTTGTGGGAACATGGCAAAGTGCTCTGGCAAAATGGAGAAGCAGTAGGGTTTTacaccattaaaaaaagag GCAGCCTGTGTGACGACTGCACAGGCCAGAGTTATCAGCTCCCCGTTCTGGACACCGTGTTTGTTCGCTCTCACTGGAGAAGGACTGGTCTTGCTTTACAGATGCTGGAGGATTTCTGCTCTTCTCAAGCCTCTGAGGAGATTCTGGGAATTAGCTTTCCTATGTCACCTGGCATGTATGGAG TTTGCAAAAAGTATCTCGAGATCCACGAAGAAGAAAGAGAGCGTCTCTATGAAGTGGAAGCTCCGGGTGGATGGGCTCAGAGACGCAACGTGTGGCTAAATATCCAGCTGCGGGACTTTCCAAAACACTGA
- the anpepa gene encoding alanyl (membrane) aminopeptidase a, translated as MAKGSCMSKALVVSIGILTVSSVCGLVMMAVIYKIQIDTFPPVSPPPPTRPTVIPTGLPPTLRLPDNLIPESYKVFIQPYLYAAITNNYTNQSFAFTGNSTVRVKCTEITKSIFLHAQDINVTTLEVRKSDSNEKLSVNGYKIHHNESNFLEIQLEDKMSGNETYDIFTKFEGELFDGLDGFYVSRYTEKGGEDEDQERFLATSLLQPTNARKVFPCFDEPALKAVFHITIIHKPDTVALSNEIGDAHQTEIDGEEWIVTTFEKTPVMSTYSLAFAVSDFEFKTRSSGTKINTYARRDAINAGYVDYALEATGNILSLYEKVFGSKYLLKKIDQIALPDVSVGAVENWGFISYQESGLLYDKYTASTFDRERVAALIAHELAHQWFGNLVTMRWWNELWLNEGFATYMSYIGVEAEGWNLRDLIVLRETQTAFQMDALNSSHPLSLQDYDVQTFSQITELFDDITYSKGAAVLRMLATFMTEEAFMKGIQMYLAKFQNNNTVYKDLLKCLQEETKEDVEGFMSTWIEQVGYPVITIITQTGETTQEHFLLKQTQGHNIAWQVHIRYIKARDLTVKNDILKVKGPVRRPHFQLQDNDWLLANVNCTGFFRVNYDEKNWNKLLIQLEGNHHVIPVINRGQLIDDAFNIARAHRLNVTIALSLTKYLVNDTEYIPWESTLKNLDHLVLMFDRSEVYGPITKYIRNLITPLYDHFEEYTINGTIPEKHTEQYNQVNAISVACSNGLTKCTKMARSLFEDYKNGTNNIHPNLRKAIYCSAIATGDEYDWEFAWKEYQRATVPAEKDKLRYALSCTKEIWLLNRYLQYTLDPSKIRKMDMVPTINYIAKNVAGQPLAWDFVRGHWSYMTQEYGAGAMTLGSLLDAVTKRFSTAVELEELKQFQREQEEKNQTLAAQALEQVIERTEANINWVKENKQIVKDWFIGEL; from the exons ATGGCCAAAGGATCTTGCATGTCCAAGGCCTTGGTTGTGAGCATCGGGATCCTCACAGTTTCTTCTGTTTGTGGTTTAGTGATGATGGCTGTGATTTACAAGATTCAAATAGATACATTTCCTCCGGTGAGCCCACCGCCTCCAACTAGACCTACAGTTATTCCAACAGGACTTCCACCGACTCTCAGGCTTCCGGATAATTTGATTCCAGAGAGCTACAAAGTCTTCATTCAACCGTACCTTTACGCAGCGATCACTAACAACTATACAAACCAATCCTTCGCTTTCACTGGAAACTCTACTGTAAGAGTGAAGTGCACTGAAATCACCAAGAGCATATTTCTTCACGCTCAGGACATAAATGTGACGACCTTGGAAGTGAGAAAATCGGATTCAAACGAGAAATTGTCAGTGAATGGATATAAAATTCATCACAATGAAAGCAACTTCCTCGAGATCCAACTCGAGGATAAAATGTCTGGAAATGAAACCTATGATATATTCACCAAATTCGAAGGAGAACTTTTTGACGGCTTGGATGGGTTTTATGTGAGCCGGTACACAGAGAA aggaggagaagatgAGGATCAGGAGAG ATTCCTCGCCACCAGTCTGCTGCAACCCACAAACGCCAGGAAAGTGTTTCCGTGCTTTGACGAGCCAGCGCTGAAGGCTGTGTTTCATATTACTATTATCCACAAACCTGACACTGTTGCCCTGTCCAATGAAATAGGAG ATGCACATCAGACAGAAATAGATGGAGAAGAATGGATTGTGACTACATTTGAAAAGACCCCCgtcatgtcaacttattctttGGCTTTTGCTGTATctgattttgaatttaaaacgaGATCTTctggtacaaaaataaat ACATATGCTCGGCGTGATGCTATTAATGCTGGCTATGTTGACTACGCACTTGAAGCAACAGGGAATATCCTGAGTCTGTATGAGAAGGTATTTGGATCGAAATACCTACTAAAAAAAATAG accAGATCGCTTTGCCAGACGTCAGTGTAGGAGCAGTGGAAAACTGGGGTTTCATTTCATATCAGGAGTCAGGTCTGctatatgataaatatacagCATCGACGTTTGACCGAGAACGAGTGGCCGCTCTGATCGCTCATGAATTAGCACATCAG TGGTTTGGAAACCTTGTTACTATGCGCTGGTGGAATGAGCTATGGCTGAATGAAGGATTTGCGACATACATGTCATACATTGGGGTGGAAGCTGAAGGCTGGAACTTa agagaTCTGATTGTTCTCAGAGAAACCCAGACGGCCTTTCAAATGGATGCCTTAAACTCTTCCCATCCTCTCAGCTTGCAGGATTACGATGTTCAGACTTTCTCTCAGATCACAGAGCTTTTTGATGACATCACCTACAGCAAG GGTGCTGCGGTGTTGAGAATGCTGGCCACATTCATGACCGAGGAAGCATTTATGAAAGGAATCCAG ATGTATCTTGCCAAGTTTCAGAACAACAACACTGTGTACAAAGATCTTTTGAAATGCTTGCAAGAG GAGACAAAAGAAGACGTGGAAGGCTTCATGAGCACATGGATTGAGCAAGTGGGGTATCCAGTAATCACCATTATTACCCAGACGGGGGAGACCACTCAAGAacactttttattaaagcaaacacAGGGCCATAA TATTGCATGGCAAGTTCACATCAGATACATTAAGGCCAGAGATTTGACAGTGAAAAATGATATACTGAAAGTAAAAGGTCCAG TCCGGAGGCCACACTTTCAACTTCAAGACAATGACTGGCTTCTCGCAAACGTCAACTGCACTGGCTTTTTCCGCGTCAACTACGATGAAAAAAACTGGAATAAACTTCTTATACAACTTGAAGGAAATCATCAC GTCATTCCAGTCATCAATCGAGGGCAGTTAATTGATGACGCTTTCAATATTGCAAG GGCTCACCGCCTCAACGTCACTATTGCACTAAGTCTAACAAAGTACCTGGTAAATGATACTGAATATATTCCATGGGAGTCAACACTGAAAAACCTGGATCATTTAGTCCTTATGTTTGATCGCTCTGAGGTCTACGGTCCAATAACG AAATACATACGCAATCTAATCACACCACTATATGACCACTTTGAGGAGTACACAATAAATGGGACCATTCCTGAAAAACACACTGAGCA GTATAACCAGGTAAATGCTATTTCAGTAGCCTGCAGCAATGGCCTTACTAAGTGCACAAAAATGGCTAGAAGTCTATTCGAAGATTATAAAAATGGCACAAATAA cattcATCCGAATTTGAGGAAAGCAATCTACTGCAGTGCAATAGCTACCGGTGATGAGTATGATTGGGAATTTGCTTGGAAGGAATACCAAAGAGCCACGGTCCCTGCCGAGAAAGACAAACTAAGATACGCTTTATCATGCACCAAAGAAATCTGGCTGCTGAACAG ATATCTTCAGTACACTCTTGACCCTTCAAAGATAAGAAAGATGGATATGGTCCCTACTATAAACTACATCGCCAAAAATGTCGCCGGCCAGCCCCTCGCTTGGGATTTTGTCCGTGGGCACTGGTCCTACATGACCCAAGA GTATGGAGCGGGAGCCATGACTTTAGGCAGTCTGTTAGACGCCGTGACAAAAAGATTCTCCACAGCCGTCGAACTCGAAGAG CTGAAGCAGTTTCAGAGGGAGCAGGAAGAGAAAAATCAGACCCTTGCTGCTCAAGCTTTGGAGCAGGTCATTGAAAGGACAGAGGCCAATATTAACTGggtgaaagaaaacaagcagattGTTAAGGACTGGTTCATTGGAGAGCTGTAG
- the fam169b gene encoding protein FAM169B isoform X2, translating into MRERRNADWSGGAAVLAPSRRLISNVKMAYVRRETFKGRTTVKMESRSKLESSLKEKPYPVDLPVRHYGELSTGYDEYLSSVKSDGAVSIALPRGEKVEVTCENIGRLAFLRDGDLSHFILALHTPEDESRVVALYLLGEWWPVSDVLKTSNKSRRGLLLVESVMERVVLFLLSQVIFGVLERSLEEDLYFSSYSLWEHGKVLWQNGEAVGFYTIKKRGSLCDDCTGQSYQLPVLDTVFVRSHWRRTGLALQMLEDFCSSQASEEILGISFPMSPGMYGVCKKYLEIHEEERERLYEVEAPGGWAQRRNVWLNIQLRDFPKHCGNSEQSPQCSCSHKRREDDLEEEA; encoded by the exons ATGGCGTACGTTCGTCGAGAAACATTCAAAGGTCGAACAACTGTCAAAATGGAATCCAGGTCCAAACTGGAGAGTAGTTTAAAAG AGAAACCCTATCCGGTGGATCTACCTGTGCGGCATTACGGCGAGTTGAGCACAGGCTATGACGAATACCTGTCCAGCGTCAAGTCAGACGGCGCTGTGTCTATCGCCCTTCCACGTGGAGAGAAA GTGGAAGTTACTTGTGAGAACATCGGCCGGCTTGCTTTTCTGAGAGATGGGGATTTATCACATTTCATCCTTGCTCTCCACACACCCGAGGATGAAAGCAGAG TGGTCGCTCTGTACTTGCTGGGCGAATGGTGGCCTGTTAGTGATGTTTTGAAGACATCGAACAAATCGAGACGTGGGCTTTTGTTA GTGGAATCGGTGATGGAGAGAGTCGTGCTCTTCCTCCTCAGTCAAGTTATATTTGGAGTCCTGGAAAGGTCTCTCGAAGAAGACCTATATTTTTCGTCCTATTCGTTGTGGGAACATGGCAAAGTGCTCTGGCAAAATGGAGAAGCAGTAGGGTTTTacaccattaaaaaaagag GCAGCCTGTGTGACGACTGCACAGGCCAGAGTTATCAGCTCCCCGTTCTGGACACCGTGTTTGTTCGCTCTCACTGGAGAAGGACTGGTCTTGCTTTACAGATGCTGGAGGATTTCTGCTCTTCTCAAGCCTCTGAGGAGATTCTGGGAATTAGCTTTCCTATGTCACCTGGCATGTATGGAG TTTGCAAAAAGTATCTCGAGATCCACGAAGAAGAAAGAGAGCGTCTCTATGAAGTGGAAGCTCCGGGTGGATGGGCTCAGAGACGCAACGTGTGGCTAAATATCCAGCTGCGGGACTTTCCAAAACACT GTGGAAACTCCGAGCAGAGTCCACAGTGCTCATGTAGTCACAAAAGACGTGAAGATGATTTGGAGGAAGAGGCATGA
- the arpin gene encoding arpin — MSRIYDNTALLNKPVHNEKISTWDPLVHQSGHGVILEGAVLDMSRHVITDENNRKERYIVLYIKPSRIHRRKYDSKGNEIEPNFSDTRKVNTGYLMSSFKVEAKGETDCLNERQLSDIVNKDQLLKVTAKHCPSRALAFWISEAEMDRTELETGQEIRLKTKGDGPFIFSFAKLDGGTVTKCNFAGDENAGASWTEKIMANKADQEHPGKSGGQGEGVDDEEWDD, encoded by the exons ATGAGTCGCATTTATGACAACACTGCGTTATTAAACAAACCTGTCCATAATGAGAAAATCTCTACGTGGGATCCATTAGTTCACCAGAG TGGTCATGGTGTCATTTTAGAGGGGGCGGTCCTGGATATGTCGCGCCATGTCATAACAGATGAGAACAACAGAAAG GAGCGCTACATTGTTTTGTACATCAAACCAAGCAGAATCCATCGCAGAAAATATGATTCCAAAGGAAACGAGATTGAACCCAATTTCAGTGATACCAGGAAAGTGAACACGGGATATCTGATGTCGTCCTTCA AAGTGGAGGCTAAGGGAGAAACAGATTGTCTAAATGAGCGCCAACTGAGTGACATTGTGAATAAAGACCAACTGCTCAAAGTAACAGCAAAACATTGTCCTAGTCGGGCTTTAGCATTCTGGATCTCAGAAGCAGAGATGGACAGAACAGAGCTTGAGACAGGCCAAGAAATCCGTCTTAAAACGAAAGGAGACGGGCCCTTTATTT TTTCCTTCGCCAAACTGGATGGTGGCACAGTGACGAAATGCAACTTTGCAGGAGACGAGAACGCTGGAGCATCGTGGACGGAGAAAATAATGGCTAACAAAGCAGATCAGGAACATCCAGGGAAGAGCGGCGGACAGGGCGAGGGAGTAGACGATGAAGAATGG GATGACTGA